From the Theileria equi strain WA chromosome 4 map unlocalized gcontig_1105316255041, whole genome shotgun sequence genome, one window contains:
- a CDS encoding hypothetical protein (encoded by transcript BEWA_047630A), giving the protein MSGPVVNIRNRCNRRCKCKGGRQLTTLVRIIKEIPEFGYCTHEANGTSKISNATWKGVELDRVGGGLHPFEDSASITVYYHFVLDGKQASINKPLLIRSIDSRKQTHWFENVGHYANKKWKRIDKEAEFEKYPTEDNYAQVGKFEEKLKAIACRLFASHGIYISHDKEYALSCPICNRPVNVIVKNYNSELLGYTKYEYSGDISDKSILVYKENQITYRRQNKGFPGYYLPIQLEEENVDKVSVYYWREDKQQENPLLLRIELDSGISYWLENISKGEKDGSYKHEKWNPIEYAVSKTFSTDTNGLKKRLDALNCIYNKVVQINVGKSDCHNTKHYVHKDRIYYSYGEEFGTFPVLYSYKYLHTAGTRESLNISEISVDGQQQKFENGLPFKDITRLTIYVSPCSLNIPFLICVKYNNNTRYEWYERTDTNGNWKKHTKLDKQAPKKDKSDILSVFNALMNNLGIKDCNVQTTASGIKLDITKTVKEGKFSDTYNDTSGGRKVPIFLAKSREEIVLGFFKNFHRPATNGKTFVANRELQLGGEIGRGTGGKIQGIEDFHVYFWDGEPTNPILIGIKQQNRDRPRYYGKFAQTWMNGPIDTLDEQQALDHQNCMVNNAIPIDLKNPTSSGLFRSGKRQSSCLKDVFITQIQRSTILPKGANDYNTDAYQLSNNKRISRVTYDNEPTNIVPPYDEKEPTLNIYYWNKDFEKVPLLIEFKPTNGKPSTWYENLGKEKYKKWENIHENVHKMFYSQDDQNYPQLIEGFTVKLNEVNCVVNRVVQLDISQKSGKYCHSVHSGHSKRVKVSKEQDEKYKGFIGYVHESAVTSQDTFSVSSITNSADLQSSDVHFPLNVSRVTVYFPECNQHAPVMMYIQESGGMEKWLKRTKDNNRWENATTEFNNKNGDTNKIKRFLETIRDTTNACNTPPPNPHVSYSLRLPTSLPAPVKDMDDKLSLNNIFDGIKDIDIEEFMLTQDEYEDDEVIEEQVKHTLVTISPLSIPVVALPGPIGVAATQITSPSITIDISQKPPGNGAELTYTLKGSTGKVYLEKGEYPYDSGFDMFTHEALAGQPFTVEKVMFGKEGEIGDLRPENEKPITSYSVWYWKEDNGMSKPLLVETANEYGTYTYRHSKDWKSWNAPHHKYDPLEGEKLETELDDLNCQLNYGVTMDISYEKYKEGNYCCKNHSNKKVTVKNNSISSNGSKHIQYHTHSISNDGDKLAKIKYYLHVDVNKLNKERKRVITKGLDFPIDSPVNVYVFYCNQNPALIYIKKNGRNGADKWYKRKDKNDHISRWEEVSGQLNDITSTDLVNLDCQKQRKLVDVLKTVGCLNLEECSGAPTVSGPQSTSVNVVSAPQDPEVTIKFSQKTLSPYLNNNKVIKITGSPYPGDGSDFLKYEYVLLPKEKFTLVKIEDESGNNLLKRTTTKEVISVSGYYWNGKLGKALLVGVATKDGKTKYYRNSKGNTWESYPKIESDKEPTKEELDFLNCEINDVVQIDVSKTSDYCHNGHKDGYKKISVKEVNYSDRLGNYTAYEHSPTSGRLNISGFKNGQDSIKLDILPVPIKDAEKVVVYFCKANLGDPLLIYVPDSKNAKRWFKKSDPGENCTKWEFTYGLHDKRDTDHISILNFLDTLESRCKPPLVTVDIYQRGYPNYRNFIYEDTNVQPDKHNILVIPNSNPPGVQGFTGYKHTVEYRYTYFTVNGFKYNLTGATNFGLLPTNYVTCVYVFYYTPLDRQPRKGDNRGRPLLIKIVTIEPTSKTRKEEYYENKSLDYDKNDKWGKWSPTLNPVDSGVLQRKLHLLNCKLNNAVVIDVSKQVNYDACEKNTLDDNHGERMEVKKEDHNASLGNYSIYTHKLKDGLSGKFHVTDFFNGGQNSLHVGGTPDIPILDVSEVKVYRCDKDGKSLLTSLISLP; this is encoded by the coding sequence ATGAGTGGACCAGTTGTGAACATACGTAATAGATGTAACAGGAGGTGTAAGtgtaaaggaggaagaCAATTGACCACTTTGGTTAGAATTATAAAAGAAATTCCAGAATTTGGATATTGTACTCATGAAGCTAATGGAACTTCTAAGATCTCAAATGCTACTTGGAAGGGCGTAGAACTTGACAGAGTGGGTGGAGGTCTTCACCCATTTGAGGATTCCGCTTCGATTACTGTTTACTATCACTTCGTGCTAGATGGTAAACAGGCTTctataaacaaacctcttctCATAAGATCTATAGACTCCAGGAAACAAACACATTGGTTTGAGAATGTCGGTCATTATGCcaataaaaaatggaaaaggattGATAAAGAAGCAGAATTTGAGAAATATCCTACAGAAGATAATTATGCTCAAGTTGGAAAATTTGAGGAAAAGCTAAAGGCGATTGCATGTAGATTGTTCGCATCTCATGGAATATATATTTCTCATGACAAAGAATACGCTCTAAGTTGTCCAATATGTAATCGACCAGTTAATGTCATAGTTAAAAATTACAATTCTGAATTACTTGGATATACAAAGTATGAATACAGTGGTGATATTTCGGATAAGTCCATACTAGTATACAAAGAGAACCAAATTACTTACAGGAGACAAAACAAAGGTTTCCCAGGTTATTACCTCCCTATCcaacttgaggaagaaaatgttGATAAAGTctctgtctactactggagGGAAGATAAACAGCAAGAAAATCCTCTCTTACTACGAATAGAACTTGATAGCGGAATATCATACTGGCTTGAGAATATCAGTAAAGGTGAGAAAGATGGAAGTTATAAACATGAAAAATGGAATCCTATAGAGTATGCAGTATCTAAAACTTTCTCTACTGATACAAATGGCCTCAAGAAAAGACTCGATGCCCTCAATTGCATTTACAATAAGGTCGTTCAGATAAACGTTGGGAAATCAGATTGCCATAATACAAAGCATTATGTACACAAGGATAGAATTTATTATTCATATGGAGAAGAATTTGGGACATTTCCCGTCCTTTACTCGTATAAGTATTTACATACTGCAGGTACTAGAGAATCCTTGAACATATCAGAAATTAGTGTAGATGGCCAACAGCAGAAATTTGAGAATGGGTTACCTTTTAAGGATATCACAAGACTTACTATATATGTATCTCCATGCTCTTTGAATATCCCATTTCTAATTTGTGTAAAGTACAATAATAACACTCGTTACGAATGGTATGAAAGGACAGATACAAACGGAAACTGGAAGAAGCACACTAAGTTAGATAAACAAGCTCCTAAGAAGGATAAGAGTGATATTTTAAGCGTATTTAATGCTTTGATGAATAATTTAGGAATAAAAGACTGTAATGTACAGACAACTGCATCAGGCATAAAGCTTGATATTACTAAGACAGTCAAGGAAGGGAAGTTTTCTGATACTTACAATGATACTTCTGGTGGCAGAAAAGTTCCAATATTTTTAGCTAAATCAAGAGAGGAAATTGTACTTGGGTTTTTCAAGAACTTTCACAGACCTGCTACTAATGGTAAAACTTTTGTTGCAAATAGGGAATTGCAACTTGGAGGTGAAATAGGAAGAGGAACAGGTGGAAAGATACAGGGTATAGAGGATTTTCATGTATACTTTTGGGATGGTGAACCTACCAACCCAATCCTGATTGGAATTAAACAACAAAATAGAGATAGACCAAGGTACTATGGAAAATTTGCCCAAACTTGGATGAATGGACCAATAGACACTCTCGATGAACAACAAGCATTAGACCACCAAAACTGTATGGTGAACAATGCAATCCCTATTGATCTCAAGAATCCAACTAGCTCAGGGCTATTTCGATCAGGAAAAAGGCAATCTAGTTGTTTAAAGGATGTATTTATAACGCAAATTCAGCGATCTactattcttccaaaaggagcCAATGATTATAACACAGACGCTTATCAACTCTCAAATAATAAAAGAATATCTAGGGTTACTTATGATAATGAACCTACAAATATTGTTCCTCCATACGATGAAAAGGAACCCACACTTAATATTTACTACTGGAACAAAGATTTTGAGAAGGTACCATTGCTTATTGAGTTTAAACCTACTAATGGAAAACCGTCAACTTGGTACGAGAATCTTGGAAAAGAGAAATATAAGAAATGGGAAAATATACATGAAAATGTACacaaaatgttttataGTCAGGATGACCAAAATTATCCCCAACTCATTGAGGGATTCACAGTGAAGTTAAATGAAGTTAATTGCGTAGTGAACCGAGTAGTCCAATTAGACATTTCACAAAAGAGTGGGAAATACTGTCATAGTGTCCATTCCGGACATAGCAAAAGAGTAAAAGTTTCTAAGGAGcaagatgaaaaatataaaggttTCATCGGATATGTGCATGAATCTGCGGTAACTAGCCAGGATACATTTTCAGTATCATCCATAACAAATAGTGCTGATTTACAGAGTTCAGATGTGCATTTTCCTCTCAATGTTTCAAGGGTTACAGTGTATTTTCCAGAGTGCAATCAGCATGCTCCAGTTATGATGTACATTCAAGAGAGtggaggaatggaaaagtgGCTAAAAAGAACAAAGGATAATAATAGATGGGAAAACGCCACCACTGAATTTAATAATAAAAACGGTGATACAAACAAAATCAAAAGGTTTTTAGAAACTATAAGGGATACAACAAATGCATGTAATACTCCTCCTCCAAACCCACATGTTTCATATTCTTTGAGACTACCTACTTCATTACCAGCTCCTGTAAAGGATATGGACGATAAATTAAGTTTAAATAATATCTTTGATGGCATAAAAGATATAGATATAGAGGAATTTATGCTAACACAAGATGAATATGAAGATGACGAAGTTATAGAGGAACAGGTAAAACATACCCTTGTTACTATTTCTCCTCTATCCATTCCTGTTGTGGCCCTTCCTGGTCCCATAGGTGTAGCTGCTACTCAGATAACATCTCCTAGTATCACCATTGATATAAGTCAGAAGCCTCCTGGTAATGGAGCAGAGTTAACTTATACACTAAAAGGTAGTACTGGAAAAGTTTACTTAGAGAAAGGAGAGTATCCATATGATTCAGGTTTTGATATGTTTACACACGAAGCATTAGCTGGACAACCTTTTACGGTTGAGAAGGTGATGTTTGGAAAAGAAGGCGAAATTGGAGATTTAAGACCAGAAAACGAAAAACCCATTACTAGTTACTCTGTATGGTACTGGAAAGAGGATAATGGGATGAGTAAGCCTCTTCTTGTAGAGACAGCTAATGAATATGGGACATATACCTACAGACATAGCAAAGATTGGAAGAGTTGGAACGCTCCTCATCACAAATACGACCCACTAGAAGGTGAGAAGCTTGAAACCGAACTGGATGACCTTAACTGTCAGCTTAACTATGGAGTTACCATGGATATATCTTATGAGAAGTATAAGGAAGGAAATTATTGTTGTAAGAATCATAGTAATAAAAAGGTTACAGTTAAGAATAATTCCATAAGTTCAAATGGTTCAAAACATATACAATACCACACTCACTCCATATCaaatgatggagataaactTGCTAAGATTAAGTACTATCTTCATGTGGACGTCAATAAGTTGAATAAAGAAAGAAAGCGTGTAATTACCAAAGGATTAGATTTCCCTATTGACTCTCCAGTGAACGTTTATGTATTCTACTGTAATCAGAATCCAGCATTAATATATATTAAAAAGAATGGTCGAAATGGAGCTGATAAGTGGTACAAAAGGAAAGATAAGAACGATCATATCAGTAGATGGGAAGAAGTATCTGGTCAACTCAATGATATAACATCTACAGATTTAGTTAATCTTGATTGTCAGAAACAGAGAAAGCTAGTTGATGTACTAAAAACAGTTGGGTGTCTTAACTTGGAGGAATGCTCTGGTGCACCCACTGTTAGTGGTCCTCAGAGCACTTCGGTAAATGTTGTTTCTGCTCCACAAGATCCTGAGGTAACAATCAAGTTCTCACAAAAGACATTGAGTCCATATTTAAATAATAACAAAGTGATAAAGATCACAGGATCTCCCTATCCTGGCGATGGATCTGACTTCCTAAAGTATGAATATGTTCTTCTCCCTAAGGAAAAATTCACacttgtaaaaatagaagatgaaaGTGGTAATAATCTTCTAAAGAGAACCACAACAAAGGAGGTAATCTCAGTTTCTGGttattactggaatggaAAGCTTGGTAAGGCTCTTCTGGTTGGGGTTGCTActaaagatggtaaaacaaaatattaTAGAAACAGTAAAGGGAACACATGGGAATCTTATCCTAAAATAGAATCTGACAAAGAACCTACTAAGGAGGAGTTAGACTTTCTCAATTGTGAGATTAACGATGTCGTTCAAATAGATGTTAGTAAGACTTCTGATTACTGCCATAATGGACACAAGGATGGTTATAAGAAAATCTCTGTAAAGGAAGTAAATTATAGTGATCGACTTGGAAACTATACTGCTTATGAACATAGTCCAACTTCAGGGAGGCTCAACATATCtggatttaaaaatggTCAAGATAGTATAAAGCTAGATATTTTACCAGTACCTATTAAGGATGCTGAGAAGGTCGTTGTTTATTTCTGCAAAGCTAATCTTGGAGATCCTCTACTAATCTATGTACCAGATAGTAAGAATGCAAAGAGATGGTTTAAGAAGTCAGATCCTGGTGAGAATTGCACAAAATGGGAATTTACATACGGTTTGCATGATAAAAGGGACACTGACCATATTTCCATACTAAACTTCTTGGATACTCTTGAAAGTAGATGTAAACCACCGCTTGTCACCGTGGATATTTATCAGAGAGGATATCCCAATTATAGGAACTTTATTTACGAAGATACAAATGTTCAGCCAGATAAACATAACATATTAGTTATACCAAATTCTAACCCACCAGGTGTACAGGGCTTCACTGGATATAAACATACTGTGGAGTATAGGTATACGTACTTCACCGTAAATGGTTTTAAATATAATTTGACAGGGGCCACTAACTTTGGACTATTACCCACCAACTACGTTACCTGTGTTTATGTCTTCTACTATACACCTCTGGACAGACAACCTAGGAAAGGTGATAATAGGGGCAGACCCCTTCTCATCAAGATTGTAACCATAGAGCCTAC